One part of the Asterias amurensis chromosome 11, ASM3211899v1 genome encodes these proteins:
- the LOC139944268 gene encoding collagenase 3-like has protein sequence MSCRERKFVSMLVCLVMTFIVCDSVPVYTDLLMNPDDISTLVKAASFLADYGFISPDKGNAPPDLMDVAEMTIAVKKMQKYAAVNQTGRLDQATVKMMNTARCGVHDEPDELMDTRIESTDAPGEEGNQRHKRYAVAGLKYKWDKTNLKYKITNYPDNSKSRITPAQVDQDTERAFQLWSDVTPLSFTKVEGDEQADLNILFGAFYHTDIVRDPLFDGLKGTLGHAFYPNSGWGDADGDVHLDDSEIFTHQEHAEGTDYLYTVTHEIGHALGLAHASEKSSLMFPYDKGYIPDLRLPKDDVQGIQLLYGRNPRILDVPDVVPEHPICSIGIDSLTMVKKILYVFTGNKFWKLSMSKNVIGPEEGTLAKDYFHNVKDGSSAVYTRWDGKTVFFRGRNYWIYDGTTKEQRTPLKIATLGVPKGPSAVMHDSNERHTYFFKWAKVWKYDETTQSIVDGFPKAAHKLFQGLPAKSRVQAAFIDKSGAIHLLVGREYYRFANGQELDTGYPKDFLVDYFDCQPQ, from the exons atgtcatGCAGGGAAAGGAAGTTCGTCTCCATGTTAGTTTGCCTTGTAATGACTTTTATAGTCTGTGATTCTGTACCTGTATACACGGATCTTTTGATGAACCCGGATGATATTTCTACACTCGTCAAAGCTGCG AGCTTTCTGGCTGATTACGGCTTTATTTCCCCGGATAAGGGAAACGCCCCTCCAGACCTAATGGACGTAGCGGAAATGACCATAGCTGTAAAGAAGATGCAGAAATACGCAGCGGTCAACCAGACGGGTCGACTTGACCAAGCTACCGTGAAGATGATGAATACGGCCCGATGTGGTGTGCACGATGAACCCGATGAGTTAATGGATACGAGGATAGAGAGTACAGACGCACCCGGAGAAGAAGGAAACCAACGGCACAAGAGATACGCCGTGGCTGGTTTGAAATATAAATGGGACAAAACGAATCTTAAATACaa GATTACTAATTACCCAGACAACTCCAAGTCCCGAATCACCCCAGCCCAGGTAGACCAAGATACAGAAAGGGCATTTCAACTGTGGAGTGACGTCACACCTCTGTCCTTCACTAAG GTAGAGGGTGACGAACAAGCcgatttgaatattttatttggcGCCTTTTACCACACCGACATAGTACGAGACCCGTTGTTTGACGGTCTGAAAGGGACACTGGGCCATGCTTTCTACCCCAATAGTGGTTGGGGAGACGCGGACGGTGATGTGCATCTGGATGACTCTGAGATATTCACCCATCAAGAACATGCAGAAG GAACTGATTACCTGTATACGGTAACCCATGAGATAGGTCACGCTCTTGGGTTGGCTCATGCTTCAGAAAAGAGCTCACTGATGTTCCCCTACGACAAGGGTTATATCCCGGACCTCAGACTACCCAAAGATGATGTCCAAGGGATACAGCTTTTATACG GACGGAATCCACGGATTCTAGATGTACCTGATGTGGTTCCAGAGCATCCGATATGCAGCATTGGTATCGACAGCCTGACAATGGTCAAGAAAATACTCTACGTGTTCACA GGAAACAAGTTCTGGAAACTCTCGATGTCTAAAAATGTAATCGGTCCAGAGGAAGGCACTTTAGCTAAGGACTACTTCCATAATGTTAAGGATGGCTCGTCGGCTGTGTATACACGATGGGACGGTAAAACTGTGTTCTTTCGAGGTAG AAATTACTGGATCTACGATGGCACGACAAAGGAGCAGAGAACACCTCTTAAAATAGCTACGCTTGGAGTACCTAAGGGGCCTTCTGCAGTCATGCATGATAGCAATGAACGACATACATACTTCTTCAAGTGGGCCAAG GTTTGGAAGTACGACGAGACAACCCAGAGCATTGTAGATGGTTTCCCCAAGGCAGCTCACAAATTATTCCAAGGACTGCCAGCAAAGAGCAGAGTACAAGCAGCATTCATTGATAAATCAG GTGCCATACATCTTCTTGTTGGGCGTGAGTACTACCGGTTCGCGAATGGGCAGGAGTTAGACACCGGCTATCCCAAAGATTTCCTCGTTGATTATTTTGACTGTCAGCCACAGTAG
- the LOC139944002 gene encoding integrator complex subunit 15-like produces METNNNQCSYFADPSEYSTIGGALAIRQEMASYTIGPEDVCLWYSDTHLRLPELRKTLQRQDFPRATRTLLEWIHRYFVQCENFPPGKFPNQECVRQLIAEFVFYRNSGTSRVQQKLSAIQELRLLEELCNHFQISKNLITRHNVFDAFFGCKAGPVQIGDEHRTGALSKLVSMAVAVNCIPVLDCAAVLIHNQGASEATLALTQSIVQDFCILIPDAKALLKDLVDSSPLFVSRFMACLAALYDVDRDPKKKNLPPVSLLEVIASWINKRPLIFIEHLLNPPPGIPSFHSGGQDQGSSRLQGPFPGLIKACVTSPLVLNRPISKTDVTTHREEQSTEHHLYSKLHLGILQALLATQNRQKQRSSLPSKVKLDELVSVRDIEGAINSLQRLLNGGHVVDEEVIHISLDRLAQVVQVAMSTGALASSKSTLKTAFDGLPNNQLLSLVLDHEGAIPS; encoded by the exons ATGGAGACCAATAATAATCAATGCAGTTATTTCGCAGACCCTAGTGAATACTCAACTATTGGTGGCGCCCTTGCGATTAGACAAGAAATGGCGTCCTACACGATTGGTCCAG AGGACGTATGTTTGTGGTACTCTGACACCCACTTAAGACTCCCAGAGCTTCGTAAAACTCTACAGCGCCAAGATTTCCCCCGAGCAACGCGTACATTACTAGagtggattcatcgctactttGTACAATGTGAGAATTTTCCTCCCGGGAAATTCCCAAATCAGGAATGCGTCCGTCAACTCATCGCAGAGTTTGTGTTCTACAGAAATTCTGGTACAAGTAGAGTGCAg CAAAAATTGTCGGCCATTCAAGAACTGCGACTCCTGGAAGAACTTTGCAACCATTTTCAGATCAGCAAGAACCTGATCACAAGACACAATGTCTTTGATGCCTTCTTCGGTTGTAAAGCAGGACCCGTACAGATCGGCGATGAACACAGGACTGGAGCACTGAGTAAACTAGTCTCCATGGCTGTTGCTGTTAACTGTATCCCCGTTCTTGACTGTGCTGCTGTGTTGATCCACAACCAG GGAGCATCAGAGGCCACTCTGGCACTCACTCAGAGTATCGTGCAAGACTTTTGCATCTTGATTCCAGATGCTAAAGCACTACTCAAGGACCTTGTGGATTCTTCACCCCTGTTTGTGAGTCGGTTCATGGCGTGTCTGGCTGCACTTTATGATGTGGATAGAG ATCCAAAGAAGAAGAATTTACCACCAGTGTCATTACTGGAGGTAATAGCCAGTTGGATCAACAAACGTCCACTCATATTCATCGAGCATCTCCTGAACCCCCCACCAGGTATCCCATCATTCCACAGCGGAGGTCAAGACCAGGGGTCATCGCGGCTCCAGGGACCCTTCCCGGGATTGATCAAGGCATGCGTCACTTCTCCGCTAGTCCTCAACAGACCAATCTCCAAGACTGACGTCACTACCCACAGAGAGGAGCAATCCACTGAGCATCATCTCTACTCCAAGCTCCATCTTGGCATCCTCCAGGCGCTCCTCGCAACTCAGAACAGACAAAAACAACGGTCGTCACTTCCATCCAAAGTCAAGCTTGACGAATTGGTGTCGGTTAGGgacatagagggcgctattaacaGCCTGCAGAGGCTGCTGAATGGAGGCCATGTTGTTGACGAAGAGGTTATTCATATTTCCTTGGACAGACTTGCTCAAGTAGTGCAGGTAGCCATGTCGACAGGGGCACTAGCCAGTTCTAAAA gtACTCTTAAGACAGCATTTGATGGTCTTCCTAACAATCa